AACAACAAAATCTATCCTTTATTCCCTGTAGGTGTTTTACATAGGATGGCCTTGGTTACCACTGCTGAAGTTTGTGATGCAAACCCACAGCTTATTGTGAGTGGTGAACTACGTGCACTGcagccaatcttcaaaatatacGGCAGGCGCCAAGTCTTCTCAGGACCTGTTGTCACTCTGAAAGTATTTGAAGACAATGTTTTGGTCCGTGAGTTTCTCGAGGAGAAAGGTAATGGAAGAGTTCTTGTCGTCGACGGAGGCGGCAGTCTGAGATGTGCAATTTTGGGTGGCAACCCTGTAGTACAAGCTCAAAACAACGGATGGGCTGGGATTGTAGTAAATGGTTGTGTAAGAGATGTGGACGAAATCAATGGTTGTGATATCGGAGTAAGAGCTCTGGCGCCACATCCAATGAAAGCCAATAAGAAGGGTATTGGAGAGAAGCATGTTCCGATAACCATTGCCGGGACTAGAATCTGTGACGGTGAGTGGCTTTATGCAGATACTGATGgtattttgatttcaaaaatggAGCTATCTGTTTGAGAATGTTCCCATACCATATTAAGTACACATCAGTTGTGAACttctatttttatatatagctTATGATGGGACTAGTGCTATATATGTATTGCAATTATGAGATCTGTTAATCTGTTATCTTCTGTAAGTCAAACTCATTATCACTGGAACACATTTAACTTAATTTTACTCTATTTCCCCTTAGACACTGTCTTTGCTAGTTGAACTGCAAATTTTGGAAAACTTGGCACTGAATAGTAGTCGATGGGTAGTTTCATAAGGAATCGTTAAAGTGTATTTCTTCAAGGTAAAGATATTCTTAGCTTTGAGCTCAACATGAAGTTGAACTTTAATTGAGCAGGTGCTGCGCACGCTTAAGCTTGTACCTTTGTCTTGTTCTGTGTTCCTGGACTTAAGATTGAAACTTGGGACATCTCATGAGGTTCTTTTGGTTATTTGGATGATGCTCTTAGCATTTCATACTTGGCCATGCATATATGTAATTTTAATCTCTTTTTAGATGTGACTCTTTTTATAGTTTCTTAGATGCTTAAATCAGTTTTCTTAGAATGGAACTTGTGTGTGCTGGTTAGTAGCATTTTATTCTTAAGATAGAGAATTTCTGCATTAACTGATAATTACTATCAAGAACTGTTTAGAAAGTAGCAGAAGCTGTCAAATGCCGAATGCATTTCTTGGTTGACCTTATGATTATGATAATGGTTGATTAGGAAAGCTATTTGCCCCTCACCCTTCTATCTTGAAGCTGGAAAACCCCCCCGGCTGTCGAGGGCAGTTTTGTTTCTAGACTCTAAGTAACTCTGCCAATCGACCTGCCTGTTCTCTTTGATGAACTAAATTTACCTAGAACCTAAATGTCTGCGTGTCGAATCCTCCAAAAATAGTGCACTTTTTGAAGATTCATGTAGGTAGTTTATCGCGCCTTAGTtttgcttgggttttgtagcgtatggcactgatatcgcccaaactcacaccactaatttaggttgcgaggcggtcgatgcaataataaaaacccaacgcgagtcggggtcgattccacagggagcttgatgtgggattaggtatatacctagtgtgaatgtatgacgtgcctaagattacacttccacattttcaaatgttgtttctacttctacttttacgCTAACGCTTGTAGTtgtaaagctaagagacaatgtttttggttttggttgtttttcaagttatacaagatctagggttgcgacttccgcctagttggttacctaacAGATTTATAGCTTTAGACATGTTTGGTTGatcgggatacaatatagcaacaacaataacaacagcaactcagtataatcccactaatggggtctgaggagggtaatgtgtacgcagaccttacccctaccatgaggtagagaggctgtttccaatagaccatcggcatccttccctccaagaactccccacatTGCTCTTGGggtaactcgaactcacaacctcttggttggaagttgaggttgcttaccatcagagcaacccctatCATGAGGTATAGCAATCATAcgtaattactcactctatacctctcggtagtttgagtgattttgcccaattcggctttctcaagtccaaatgggtatctcaccaaacagtgataaatgctcaagtcaggtcttactatctctagattcaaccctttaattggggctatcaatttcttgagt
The nucleotide sequence above comes from Nicotiana tabacum cultivar K326 chromosome 12, ASM71507v2, whole genome shotgun sequence. Encoded proteins:
- the LOC107824552 gene encoding putative 4-hydroxy-4-methyl-2-oxoglutarate aldolase 2 — protein: MALVTTAEVCDANPQLIVSGELRALQPIFKIYGRRQVFSGPVVTLKVFEDNVLVREFLEEKGNGRVLVVDGGGSLRCAILGGNPVVQAQNNGWAGIVVNGCVRDVDEINGCDIGVRALAPHPMKANKKGIGEKHVPITIAGTRICDGEWLYADTDGILISKMELSV